The genomic region TCAAAGAGAACCAGATCAAAGCTCCGGAGAGGAATCCCGGCATTGAAAGAGCGGTAAGAAGGCCGGAGAGAACGCTGAGAAGAAGGCTAACCAACCTTCTCCACCGCCTCTCTGAGGATCTCAACTACCGTCTTCTGTTCACTTTCTGTGATGCTCGTGAAGAACGGAATGGCGAGTGTCTTCTCAGATTCCCTCTCTGTCACGGGAAGCAATCCTCTCATGGTGCCGAAGAGTTTTTCGTAGAAGGGCTGAAAGTGGACGGGATAGAAGTAGTTTCTAACCTGGACTCCCTTTTCTTCCATGTACCTCATCACACGGTTTCTATCTGGACCTTCCAGTCTCACGACATAGACAAACCAGCTCATCTTAGTGACGTAATCTTCCACAACGGGTACCTTCACCCAAGAAAATTCTTTCAACATCTTTGAATATCTCTCCGCCGCTTCTGCGCGTTTTTCCACGATCTCCTCGATTCTTTCCATCTGAGAACATCCAAGTGCAGCCGACATCTCATCGATTCTGTAGTTGTAACCGAAACGCACATGGTAGAGCCATTCGTTCCCCTCACCTCTCCCCTGGTTGCTCATGCTCTTCACGACGGTGTGTATCTTTTCGTCGTTTGTCACAACAACGCCGCCTTCTCCCGTTGTGATCTGCTTGTTCGGATAAAAAGCAAAGGCACCGGCTATCCCAAAAGTACCCACCTTTTTTCCTCTGTACTCGGATCCGAGAGCCTCACAGGAGTCTTCCACCACCGTGATGCCGTACCTCCGACAGACGTCGAGAATCCCATCCCAGTCGAGGGGATGGCCAAAGACATCAACGGCCATGAAAAGTCGGGGGGGTCCTTTTATCTCAAAGTTTCCCTGTTTGAATCCTTTGAGACACCTTCTCACCGTCTCCTCCAGTGTTTCTGGAGAAACGTTCAGAGTTCTCTCGTCCACATCCACGAAAACGGGAACTGCCTTTTTCATGAGGATCACGTTGACAGAAGCGATGAAGGTGAAGGAAGGCACAAGGATCAGATCTCCCTCGTCAATATCGAGACTCTCCAGGATGAGGTGGAGCGCAGCCGTTCCACTGCTCACCGCCCAACCGAATCTGGTGCCCGTGTATTCGGCCACCATCTCTCCGAAACGCTTTGTGTACTCGCCGAGACTGAGCCTTCCGCTTTTTAAAACTTCCACTACTCTTTCGATATCCTGATCGTTTATATCCGGTCTTGATAACGGGATCATCGATATCACCTCGTCTCAATGATATCAAAAAATCCCCCTCCATCGGAGGGGGAAAGATCACCAAAGGGGGCTGTATTAACATTGAGGGGAGGTTCTCTATCTCTGGTATATGAAACTCACGAAGACTTTCGCTCCATTCCTATAAATGTAAAGGGCGATGTAGTCACCTTTCTCAGCAGAGGCTATAACTTTCTTAAAATCCTCTACAGAATTTATATCATACCTTTTGCCGTTCACGTACACAGTGGTGATGACATCCCCATTCTGGAGACCGAACTTCCCGCTGCTCTCCTTTACTATGACTCCGTTTATCTCTTCTGGGATCGAATAAGTTTCTCTGTCGGCCGGCGTGATGTTTGACACTGTGATGCCAAGAATATCGATTTTTTCTTCACCGGTCGTTGTTTTCTCTTCTTCAGATGAGGAACCGAACGTCACTTGAACCTTCATGATCTTTCCTTTTCTCTCTATGGTGAGAACGGCTGTGTCGCCCGGTTTGTAAGTGTGAATGATGGAGATCAGTTCTTCGTGACTTCTCACGTCCTGATCGTCAACTTTGAGGATCACGTCCCCTTCCTTGAGTCCGGCTTTTTCAGCGGGAGATCCTTTCTGAACGCTCGTTATCAGAGCACCGCTTGTAGATTCAAGCCCCAGAGCTTTTGCTGTTTCTTCGGTGAGGGTCATGACCGTCACACCGAGATAGGCTTTCTCAATTTTCTTCTGGGTGAGTATGGTGTCGAGGAATTTTTTCACTGTGTTGATCGGGATGGCAAAACCAAGGTTCACGGCTTCTTGAGGATTGACGATGGCGGTGTTTATACCTATCACTTCACCGTGTATGTTCAAAAGGGGTCCGCCACTGTTCCCCGGGTTGATCGCCGCGTCGGTCTGAATGAGCCCCACGTAGTAGCCATTCCCGTCCGGTTTTGGAATTCTCCTGCTGGTGGCACTGACCACCCCTACTGTCACCGTGTGTTGGAAACCGAGGGGATTTCCTATGGCTATCGCCCATTCACCGATCTTCACCTTGTCAGAGTCTCCGAATTCCAAATAGGGGAATTTCTTATCACTGGCTCTGATCTTTATGACCGCGATATCGAGTTCTTCATCTCCTCCTATGTATTCCGCATCGTATTTGCTTCCATCGAGCATGGTCACGGTGATGTTGTCCGCTCCACCGACCACGTGGTAGTTGGTGAGAACGTAACCTTCTGGGTCGAAGATGAAGCCTGATCCAAGGCTGGTAACCTGTCTTTCGAAACCGGGAGGAAGTTCACCGAACCATTTTTTGAAGAACTGTTCAAAATAAGGATCGAAGAAAGAAGTCTTCACCGTCTTCACAACGTCTATCTTCACAACGGCCGGTGCACACGCTTCGACCACGTTAACGATGGGACTCTCATAGTCGGGGTTGACGTATGGGAAAACACTGGTAAGTATCAGTGCTACAGCGATGGTCAGAAAGAGTTTCTTCATCTCCTACCCCTCCCTTCGAAAGGTTTCCGGTTTCTTAGACATACACCCTGAAAGACTGGTTCAAAAACGTGTGGTATGCTTAATATTAGTCGGGAAATCGGGAGGTAAAAAGGATGGGACTCTTTGACTTTCTGAAAAAGGGACTTCAAAAGACGAAAGAAACGTTTTTCGGGCGAGTGGTGAAGCTCCTCAAGGGAAGAAAGCTGGACGATGAAACCCGCGAGGAACTGGAAGAGCTTCTCATTCAGGCGGATGTGGGAGTCGAGACAACGGAGTACATCCTGGAGAGACTGGAAGAGAAAAACGGGGACGCTCTCGAGTCCCTCAAGGAGATCCTTCTGGAAATCCTGAACTTCGACACGAAACTGAACGTTCCTACCAAGCCACCGTTCGTGATCATGGTCGTCGGTGTTAACGGAACGGGAAAGACCACCTCCTGTGGAAAGCTCGCGAAGGTGTTTGCTGATGAAGGAAAGAGTGTGGTACTCGCCGCAGCGGATACTTTCAGAGCGGCCGCCATAGAACAGCTGAAGATATGGGGAGAACGTGTCGGTGCCACGGTGATAGCCCACTCGGAAGGGGCTGATCCGGCCGCCGTTGCTTTTGACGCGGTGGCTCACGCTCTCGCCAGAAACAAAGATGTGGTCATAATAGACACCGCAGGGAGACTTCACACGAAAAAGAATCTCATGGAGGAACTGCGAAAGGTTCACAGGGTTGTCAAAAAGAAGATCCCCGATGCCCCACACGAAACACTTCTCGTGATAGACGCCACCACTGGTCAAAACGGACTCGTTCAAGCAAAGATCTTCAAAGAAGCGGTGGATGTCACCGGTATAATTCTCACAAAGCTCGACGGAACCGCAAAGGGTGGAATAACCCTGGCCATCGCTCGAGAATTGGGGATTCCCATAAAGTTCATTGGTGTCGGTGAAAAAGCGGAAGACCTGAGACCTTTCGATCCTGAAACCTTCGTGGAGGTATTGCTTTCAGAATGAGCAAGTTCTGGGAAAAAGAATTCACCTGTCCTTTCTGTGGAACGAAGTTCAAAAAGAAGATGGTCTTCTTCGACTCCATAAAGATCAAAGCCAGGGATATCGACTTAAAACCTGTTTTTGAGGATGTCAACCCGATGTTTTACGAAGTGGTGACCTGTCCGAACTGTTATTTTTCCGCGTTCGATAAAGATTTCGAGACCATTACCATAAAAGGAGAAGAGACGGAAAGAAAGTTGAAAGAACTGCTCGAAGAAGCCCAGAGAAAAGTAGAGTTGAAAAACATGGAGAACCACACAGAAGCGATCAAGCGCTATGCTTTGAGTGGAATAGTGTATTCCGTTTTGAACCAGAGAAAAAAGGTTGCGATCTCTTATCTCAAGATCGCCTGGCTGTTCAGAGAATTGGGAAAAGCAGAAGAGGAAAAGCGCTATCTCGAAAGAGCTTTGAA from Thermotoga sp. Mc24 harbors:
- a CDS encoding DegT/DnrJ/EryC1/StrS family aminotransferase, which encodes MIPLSRPDINDQDIERVVEVLKSGRLSLGEYTKRFGEMVAEYTGTRFGWAVSSGTAALHLILESLDIDEGDLILVPSFTFIASVNVILMKKAVPVFVDVDERTLNVSPETLEETVRRCLKGFKQGNFEIKGPPRLFMAVDVFGHPLDWDGILDVCRRYGITVVEDSCEALGSEYRGKKVGTFGIAGAFAFYPNKQITTGEGGVVVTNDEKIHTVVKSMSNQGRGEGNEWLYHVRFGYNYRIDEMSAALGCSQMERIEEIVEKRAEAAERYSKMLKEFSWVKVPVVEDYVTKMSWFVYVVRLEGPDRNRVMRYMEEKGVQVRNYFYPVHFQPFYEKLFGTMRGLLPVTERESEKTLAIPFFTSITESEQKTVVEILREAVEKVG
- a CDS encoding DegQ family serine endoprotease; the protein is MKKLFLTIAVALILTSVFPYVNPDYESPIVNVVEACAPAVVKIDVVKTVKTSFFDPYFEQFFKKWFGELPPGFERQVTSLGSGFIFDPEGYVLTNYHVVGGADNITVTMLDGSKYDAEYIGGDEELDIAVIKIRASDKKFPYLEFGDSDKVKIGEWAIAIGNPLGFQHTVTVGVVSATSRRIPKPDGNGYYVGLIQTDAAINPGNSGGPLLNIHGEVIGINTAIVNPQEAVNLGFAIPINTVKKFLDTILTQKKIEKAYLGVTVMTLTEETAKALGLESTSGALITSVQKGSPAEKAGLKEGDVILKVDDQDVRSHEELISIIHTYKPGDTAVLTIERKGKIMKVQVTFGSSSEEEKTTTGEEKIDILGITVSNITPADRETYSIPEEINGVIVKESSGKFGLQNGDVITTVYVNGKRYDINSVEDFKKVIASAEKGDYIALYIYRNGAKVFVSFIYQR
- the ftsY gene encoding signal recognition particle-docking protein FtsY, yielding MGLFDFLKKGLQKTKETFFGRVVKLLKGRKLDDETREELEELLIQADVGVETTEYILERLEEKNGDALESLKEILLEILNFDTKLNVPTKPPFVIMVVGVNGTGKTTSCGKLAKVFADEGKSVVLAAADTFRAAAIEQLKIWGERVGATVIAHSEGADPAAVAFDAVAHALARNKDVVIIDTAGRLHTKKNLMEELRKVHRVVKKKIPDAPHETLLVIDATTGQNGLVQAKIFKEAVDVTGIILTKLDGTAKGGITLAIARELGIPIKFIGVGEKAEDLRPFDPETFVEVLLSE
- a CDS encoding DUF2225 domain-containing protein, which produces MSKFWEKEFTCPFCGTKFKKKMVFFDSIKIKARDIDLKPVFEDVNPMFYEVVTCPNCYFSAFDKDFETITIKGEETERKLKELLEEAQRKVELKNMENHTEAIKRYALSGIVYSVLNQRKKVAISYLKIAWLFRELGKAEEEKRYLERALKEFESHYKYDYYEESDEPMILFYLGVLNQILGKRKEAARWYELLLRKYDSKSLYAKVGRERWLELRRS